Proteins from one Blattabacterium sp. (Blattella germanica) str. Bge genomic window:
- a CDS encoding thymidylate synthase, whose amino-acid sequence MKQYLNLLKNVLKNGIKRKDRTGIGTISIFGHQMRFNLEKGFPLLTTKKLNIRSIIYELLWFLKGDTNIQYLKDHQVSIWNEWADQNGELGPIYGLQWRKWPTYNGHFIDQIANLIEEIKFNPNSRRLIVSSWNVGMIQNMALPPCHLLFQFYVSEKKLSLLLYQRSADIFIGLPFNIASYALLLTMLAKILNLKEKELIHIIGDAHIYNNHIQQVKLQMKRSPRPLPKIILNPSVKNIFEFCFDDFQLKNYNPFPHIKGDVAI is encoded by the coding sequence ATGAAACAATACTTAAATCTATTAAAAAACGTATTAAAAAACGGAATAAAAAGAAAAGATCGTACTGGAATAGGGACAATCAGTATATTTGGCCATCAAATGAGATTTAATTTAGAAAAAGGATTTCCTCTTTTGACCACAAAAAAATTAAATATACGATCTATTATTTATGAATTATTATGGTTTTTAAAAGGAGACACAAATATACAATATTTAAAAGATCATCAAGTATCCATATGGAATGAATGGGCTGATCAAAATGGAGAATTGGGGCCAATCTATGGATTGCAATGGAGAAAATGGCCTACATATAATGGACATTTCATTGATCAAATAGCTAATCTCATAGAAGAGATCAAATTTAATCCCAATTCACGACGTTTGATTGTTTCTTCTTGGAATGTTGGAATGATTCAAAATATGGCTTTACCCCCCTGTCATTTGCTCTTTCAATTTTATGTATCTGAAAAAAAATTATCGTTGCTATTGTATCAGAGAAGTGCAGACATTTTTATAGGACTGCCTTTCAATATAGCGTCTTACGCCTTGTTACTCACTATGTTAGCTAAAATTCTTAATTTAAAGGAAAAAGAACTTATACACATTATAGGTGATGCTCATATCTATAATAACCATATACAACAAGTGAAATTGCAAATGAAAAGAAGTCCAAGACCACTCCCAAAAATAATCCTGAATCCTTCAGTCAAAAACATTTTTGAATTTTGTTTTGATGATTTTCAATTAAAAAACTATAATCCTTTTCCTCATATCAAGGGAGATGTAGCCATTTAA
- the gyrA gene encoding DNA gyrase subunit A: protein MSLSEGEKLIPINIEDEMKSSYIDYSMSVIVSRALPDVRDGLKPVHRRVLYGMYQLGIFSNSSYKKSARIVGEVLGKYHPHGDISVYETMVRLAQKWTLRYPLIDGQGNFGSLDADPPAAMRYTEVRMRQISEEMLLDIKKETVDMQLNFDDSLEEPTVLPTRIPNLLINGSSGIAVGMATNIPPHNLKETINAICAYIDNNNNLSVEEIMKYMKAPDFPTGGIIYGYDGVKNAFHTGKGRIVLRAKVHFEEIQGRQCIIVDEIPYQVNKSDMITRTIGLMKEGKMEGIYQIRDESDRNGLRIVYILKQNTNPNILLNKLFQYTPLQTSFNVNNIALVNGKPLQLNIKDMIQHFVDHRHDVIIRRSKYELKKCKNRVHILMGFFKILDHLDLMIQLIKKSNNHSDACTTLIKKFKISEDQSKSILDMRLQSLTSLEVDKLKKEYDELVKKIEFFQNVLVQHSVRTKIIKEELLDIKKKYQDSRRTQIDYSGNKVHIEDLIENEQVVLTISHAGYIKRTSLSEYKRQGRGGVGNRGATARESDFFKHLLIATNHQFLLFFTEKGKCFWLRVYEIPEGSKISKGRAIQNIIHLQQDDKVNAYILTGDLTNKEYVKDYYVMMVTQKGIIKKTSLENYSRPRKDGINAIVIRKGDSLLEAILTKGDSHVFIAVKSGRIIRFSENKVRSTGRTSSGVIGIHFTNKNDMVIGMICVDGKKAKGHLLAVSEKGFGKRSNLKDYRITNRGGKGIKTINITQKTGYLIAIKHVTDQDDLMIIKKSGIIIRISVSGIRVMGRTTQGVRLINLKENDAIADVAKVYKPIMGFH from the coding sequence ATGAGTTTGAGTGAAGGAGAAAAATTGATTCCCATCAATATAGAAGATGAAATGAAATCATCTTACATAGATTATTCTATGTCTGTCATTGTATCCAGAGCTCTTCCTGATGTGAGAGATGGATTAAAACCTGTACATAGAAGAGTTCTTTATGGAATGTATCAATTAGGAATTTTTTCTAATAGTTCTTATAAAAAATCGGCTCGTATTGTTGGAGAAGTTTTGGGAAAATATCATCCGCATGGAGATATTTCTGTTTATGAGACTATGGTTCGTTTGGCTCAAAAATGGACTCTTCGTTATCCATTAATAGATGGACAGGGTAATTTTGGATCATTAGATGCAGACCCCCCTGCCGCTATGCGTTATACAGAAGTCAGAATGAGACAAATATCTGAAGAAATGTTATTGGATATCAAAAAAGAAACAGTAGATATGCAATTGAACTTCGATGATTCTTTAGAAGAACCAACAGTTTTGCCTACACGTATTCCTAATCTTTTGATTAATGGATCTTCTGGAATTGCAGTAGGAATGGCAACTAATATTCCTCCTCATAATTTAAAAGAGACTATAAATGCTATTTGCGCTTATATAGACAATAACAACAATTTATCTGTAGAAGAGATCATGAAATATATGAAAGCTCCAGATTTTCCAACGGGCGGAATTATTTATGGATATGATGGAGTCAAAAATGCTTTTCACACTGGAAAAGGACGTATTGTTTTACGAGCAAAAGTTCATTTTGAAGAAATTCAGGGAAGACAATGTATCATAGTAGATGAAATTCCTTATCAAGTGAATAAATCCGATATGATCACTAGAACTATAGGATTAATGAAAGAAGGAAAAATGGAAGGTATTTATCAAATTCGTGATGAATCGGATAGAAATGGATTACGTATTGTTTATATTCTGAAACAGAATACAAACCCGAACATCCTATTGAACAAATTGTTTCAATATACCCCTCTGCAAACTTCTTTCAATGTCAATAACATAGCATTGGTTAATGGGAAACCGCTTCAATTAAATATAAAAGATATGATTCAACATTTTGTGGATCATAGACATGATGTTATTATTCGTCGTTCCAAATATGAATTAAAAAAATGTAAAAATCGTGTTCATATATTAATGGGTTTTTTTAAAATATTAGATCATTTAGATCTTATGATCCAACTAATTAAAAAATCTAATAATCATAGTGATGCTTGCACTACACTGATTAAAAAATTTAAAATATCAGAAGATCAATCTAAATCTATTTTAGATATGCGGTTGCAAAGTCTTACCTCTTTAGAGGTAGATAAACTGAAAAAAGAATATGATGAACTCGTCAAAAAAATAGAATTTTTTCAAAATGTTTTAGTTCAACATTCTGTAAGAACAAAAATTATCAAAGAAGAACTTTTAGATATCAAAAAAAAATATCAAGATTCACGTCGTACACAGATTGATTATTCAGGAAATAAAGTCCATATAGAAGATTTAATTGAAAACGAACAGGTTGTTTTGACGATTTCTCATGCTGGTTATATCAAGAGAACATCTTTGTCAGAATACAAGCGTCAAGGAAGAGGAGGAGTAGGAAATAGAGGTGCCACAGCTAGAGAATCTGATTTTTTTAAACATTTACTTATAGCAACGAATCATCAATTTCTGCTTTTTTTTACAGAAAAAGGAAAATGTTTTTGGTTAAGAGTATATGAAATTCCAGAAGGCTCCAAGATTTCTAAAGGAAGAGCTATACAAAATATTATTCATCTTCAACAAGATGATAAAGTGAATGCCTATATATTAACGGGAGATCTGACCAACAAAGAGTACGTTAAAGATTACTATGTTATGATGGTTACTCAAAAAGGGATTATTAAAAAAACATCTTTGGAAAATTACTCTCGTCCCAGAAAAGATGGAATTAATGCTATTGTAATTCGTAAAGGAGATTCTTTGTTAGAAGCTATTTTAACTAAGGGAGATAGTCATGTTTTTATTGCTGTAAAAAGTGGAAGAATTATTCGTTTTTCAGAGAATAAAGTACGTTCAACTGGAAGAACTTCTTCTGGAGTGATAGGGATTCATTTTACAAATAAGAATGATATGGTGATTGGAATGATATGTGTGGATGGGAAAAAAGCGAAAGGACATTTATTGGCCGTATCTGAAAAAGGATTTGGAAAAAGGTCCAATTTAAAAGATTATCGTATAACTAATCGTGGAGGAAAGGGAATAAAAACAATAAATATTACTCAAAAAACAGGATATTTAATTGCCATTAAACATGTTACTGATCAAGACGATTTAATGATTATTAAAAAATCAGGAATTATTATACGTATATCTGTATCAGGCATAAGAGTTATGGGAAGGACAACTCAAGGGGTTAGACTGATTAACTTAAAAGAAAACGATGCTATAGCTGATGTCGCAAAAGTTTATAAACCTATTATGGGATTTCATTAA
- a CDS encoding carboxy terminal-processing peptidase yields MSPKIKRLQKIKAIIIGFIFIFLLSSCSPLGEQEKHHLILKTIYQTLHFLHPNPISINDDFSQKVYNKYFEKLDNQKRFFLQKDIEDLSLYKNKIDDFWICGDSTYFNIIIKRFYQRIKEVESICFQILKKPFDFNKEEMFFIEGEVKDIFYPKNHQECIEKWRKYLKYLTLLEIITSINQKNLNVSKQKIWKNAFMNEEKTSRNKVKESIQEYFRKLKIKKEFDWFSMYVNTITTQYDPHTIYLSPKEKEIFDLNISGQTEGIGVELQDDKGYATVVKLIVGGPAWKSNKIEIGDKIIRVAKNINSDSMNIVGMLLENSIRLIKGKKGSKVKLTIQKKNGSIKEVILMRDIIEKKELFAKSVIILDNNQDKYGLICLPEFYFNPENKNGRNAAKDMKKIIQELKKENIKGLILDIRNNGGGSLDTVIEITGFFLGKVPIVQIGRYNNKKKILKNNDEKILWKGPVVVLVNELSASASEILAAAIADYKRGIIVGSAQTYGKGTVQTIYPLNRFLFSNEELGALKFTINKFYRVNGSSTQLKGVNSDIVLPSTGNGSNVSLKLMEKNQPNSMKWDNVNPIPFHSWNNKKLESVKIKSLNRLSKKKDLMTIYKTIQLLENKFSDKKKFSLNWKKFYSENRKIKTKNENLKKLKNDLNIYGLRAFPPSYKIILNEKKLELKEQQEWKKNLIKDFYVSECVNILRDFNEIP; encoded by the coding sequence GTGTCTCCTAAAATCAAAAGACTTCAAAAAATTAAGGCTATAATAATTGGCTTTATTTTCATTTTTTTATTGAGTTCTTGTTCTCCATTAGGAGAACAAGAAAAACATCATTTAATACTCAAAACAATATATCAAACACTTCATTTTTTGCATCCCAATCCCATTTCTATTAATGATGATTTTTCACAAAAAGTATATAATAAATATTTTGAAAAATTAGATAATCAAAAACGTTTTTTCCTGCAAAAAGATATAGAAGATTTGTCTTTGTATAAAAATAAAATAGATGATTTTTGGATTTGTGGAGATTCTACATATTTCAACATTATTATCAAACGTTTTTATCAAAGAATAAAAGAAGTGGAATCCATATGTTTTCAAATTTTAAAGAAACCTTTTGATTTTAATAAAGAAGAAATGTTTTTTATTGAAGGAGAAGTCAAAGATATTTTTTATCCAAAAAATCATCAAGAATGTATAGAAAAATGGAGAAAATATTTAAAATATTTGACTTTATTAGAAATAATAACTTCTATCAACCAAAAAAATTTAAATGTTTCAAAACAAAAAATTTGGAAAAATGCATTTATGAATGAGGAAAAGACATCTAGAAATAAAGTGAAAGAATCTATTCAGGAATATTTCAGAAAATTAAAAATAAAAAAAGAATTTGACTGGTTTTCTATGTATGTAAATACTATAACTACCCAATATGATCCTCATACTATTTATTTATCTCCTAAAGAAAAAGAAATTTTCGATTTAAACATATCTGGACAAACAGAAGGAATAGGGGTTGAATTACAAGATGATAAAGGATATGCAACAGTCGTTAAACTTATTGTTGGAGGCCCGGCATGGAAAAGTAACAAAATAGAAATAGGAGATAAAATTATACGAGTAGCAAAAAATATAAATTCAGATTCTATGAATATTGTAGGAATGTTATTGGAAAATTCCATTCGTTTGATAAAAGGAAAAAAAGGAAGCAAAGTCAAACTAACTATTCAAAAAAAAAATGGATCTATAAAAGAAGTCATTCTAATGAGAGACATCATCGAGAAAAAAGAACTCTTCGCAAAAAGTGTTATCATATTGGATAACAATCAAGATAAATACGGTTTGATCTGTTTGCCTGAATTTTATTTTAATCCTGAAAATAAAAATGGTCGAAATGCTGCTAAAGATATGAAAAAAATTATTCAAGAATTAAAAAAAGAAAATATAAAAGGTCTAATTCTAGACATTAGAAACAATGGAGGAGGTTCTTTAGATACTGTAATAGAAATTACCGGTTTTTTCTTAGGAAAAGTTCCTATTGTACAAATAGGTAGATATAACAATAAGAAAAAAATATTAAAAAATAATGATGAAAAAATACTATGGAAAGGACCAGTTGTAGTACTTGTTAATGAACTATCAGCATCCGCTTCTGAAATTCTTGCGGCAGCTATAGCTGATTATAAAAGAGGAATTATTGTAGGGAGTGCTCAAACATATGGAAAGGGAACAGTGCAAACTATTTATCCATTAAATAGATTTTTATTTTCCAATGAAGAATTGGGAGCTTTAAAATTTACCATTAATAAATTTTACCGTGTTAATGGAAGTTCAACTCAATTAAAAGGAGTTAATTCAGATATAGTTCTACCAAGTACGGGCAATGGAAGTAATGTATCATTAAAACTAATGGAAAAAAATCAACCAAATTCTATGAAATGGGATAATGTGAATCCCATTCCTTTTCACTCTTGGAACAATAAGAAATTAGAAAGTGTTAAAATTAAAAGCCTTAACCGTTTAAGTAAAAAAAAGGATTTAATGACTATTTATAAAACCATACAATTATTAGAAAATAAATTTTCAGATAAAAAAAAATTTTCTTTAAACTGGAAAAAATTCTATTCTGAAAATAGAAAAATAAAAACAAAAAACGAAAATTTAAAAAAACTAAAAAATGATTTGAATATATATGGATTACGAGCTTTTCCTCCTTCTTACAAAATTATTTTAAATGAAAAAAAATTAGAATTGAAAGAACAACAAGAATGGAAAAAAAATTTGATAAAGGATTTTTACGTATCAGAATGTGTTAACATTTTACGTGATTTTAATGAAATCCCATAA
- a CDS encoding 50S ribosomal protein L25 gives MKYVNIYGQKRNVGKKAVRSIRLSGKIPCILYGKNINIPFLTSLESLKKIVYTTEVYGVIVQIEGYNKNINAVQKEIQFDPISDKILHVDFFQIDESKPLVLEIPVIPFGRPIGVSKGGEYYSPIRKLKIKAFPSNIPEYIKLNISSLDIGDRITVEDLYQDQYVILNPSHTLIARVKNSRINIKSSQEENQEEKKEEKKEEKKEEKKSKK, from the coding sequence ATGAAATATGTAAATATATACGGTCAAAAAAGAAATGTAGGAAAAAAAGCTGTTCGTTCTATTCGACTTTCTGGAAAAATACCATGTATTTTATATGGAAAAAATATCAATATTCCATTTTTAACTTCATTAGAAAGTTTAAAAAAAATAGTCTACACAACGGAGGTGTATGGAGTAATTGTTCAAATAGAGGGATATAATAAAAATATAAATGCAGTTCAAAAAGAAATACAATTTGATCCGATTAGTGACAAAATATTGCATGTAGATTTTTTTCAAATTGATGAATCAAAGCCTCTTGTCTTAGAAATTCCTGTAATACCTTTTGGAAGACCTATTGGAGTTTCTAAAGGCGGAGAATACTATTCTCCAATTAGAAAACTAAAAATAAAAGCTTTTCCATCTAATATCCCAGAATATATCAAATTAAATATTAGTTCTTTAGATATAGGAGATAGAATAACAGTAGAAGATCTCTATCAAGATCAATATGTTATATTGAATCCTTCTCATACACTTATAGCAAGAGTAAAAAACTCACGCATAAATATTAAAAGTTCTCAAGAAGAAAATCAAGAAGAGAAAAAAGAAGAGAAAAAAGAAGAGAAAAAAGAAGAGAAAAAAAGTAAAAAATAA
- the surE gene encoding 5'/3'-nucleotidase SurE has protein sequence MNKKPIILVTNDDGIIAPGIRALVQSMNSLGDVYVVAPNKPQSGVGHAITMDTVLYCDSIKIDNGNQKEWECSGTPVDCVKLAIDKILPKKPDICVSGINHGSNSSINIMYSGTISAVIEASIEGIPSVGFSLLDFDWNADFEPSKKYVYQIVKKILYNPIPEKIISLNVNIPKLKKEQIKGIKICRQAGSKWKESFDKRSNPKGRTYYWLGGDFVNFDEKIDTDEWALKNGYISIVPIQFDLTNYPILNILKSWNFVLFIFLWIIDFFFNINIKMYSPCHLF, from the coding sequence ATGAATAAAAAACCAATTATTTTAGTCACAAATGATGACGGAATTATAGCCCCAGGGATTAGAGCTCTTGTTCAATCTATGAATTCTTTAGGAGACGTGTATGTTGTCGCTCCCAATAAACCTCAATCTGGTGTTGGGCATGCCATTACTATGGATACAGTGTTGTATTGTGATTCTATAAAAATAGATAATGGAAATCAAAAAGAATGGGAATGTTCAGGGACACCAGTAGATTGTGTAAAATTAGCTATTGATAAAATTCTTCCAAAAAAACCTGATATTTGTGTATCAGGAATTAACCATGGATCCAATTCTTCTATCAACATCATGTATTCTGGTACAATTTCTGCAGTTATTGAAGCCAGTATAGAGGGAATTCCATCTGTAGGATTTTCTCTTTTAGACTTTGATTGGAATGCTGATTTTGAACCCTCCAAAAAATATGTTTATCAAATCGTAAAAAAAATACTTTATAATCCTATTCCAGAAAAAATAATTAGTCTTAATGTGAATATTCCAAAATTGAAAAAAGAACAAATTAAAGGAATTAAAATATGTAGACAGGCAGGATCTAAATGGAAAGAAAGTTTCGATAAACGATCCAATCCAAAAGGAAGAACTTATTATTGGTTGGGAGGTGATTTTGTAAATTTTGATGAAAAAATAGATACAGATGAATGGGCATTAAAAAACGGATATATCTCTATTGTTCCTATTCAATTTGATTTAACAAATTATCCTATATTAAATATTTTAAAATCCTGGAATTTTGTACTGTTTATTTTTCTTTGGATTATTGATTTTTTTTTTAATATTAATATTAAAATGTATAGCCCGTGTCATCTCTTTTAG
- the aroB gene encoding 3-dehydroquinate synthase: MKNSDRGGFIYFDEKAYEILKNYLLNQIDSPKNTFILVDEKTHKYCIPILISHIDFLKESNLIQIQSGEKEKNIHTCIQICKKLEKFKATRKSLILNLGGGVITDIGGFVASIFKRGIRFVNIPTTLLGMVDASVGYKTGVNLDSIKNEIGSFYIPEFLIVDTRFLKTLPEKEILSGMAEMFKHGLIADKDFWIHMNQIKNINNINQWDHLIRHSILIKQKIVDKDPKEKGLRKILNFGHTIGHALESYFMNTEKEVLHGIAVIMGIICESWISYKINGLSIYDYKNIKSTLSGLYPMQKKIYDLSDSEIEKILMIMEYDKKNEKNKIQFSLLKEIGKCSYNCGVPLSLIKESFWK, from the coding sequence ATGAAAAATAGTGATAGGGGGGGATTCATATACTTTGATGAAAAAGCTTATGAAATACTGAAAAATTATCTCCTTAACCAAATAGATTCCCCAAAAAATACATTTATTTTGGTGGATGAAAAAACCCATAAATATTGTATTCCCATTCTTATTTCTCATATAGATTTTTTGAAAGAATCTAATTTGATTCAGATTCAATCGGGAGAAAAAGAGAAAAATATTCATACATGCATTCAAATATGTAAAAAACTGGAGAAGTTTAAAGCAACTAGAAAAAGTTTAATCCTAAATTTAGGAGGAGGAGTTATAACAGATATAGGTGGATTTGTAGCTTCTATATTTAAACGAGGAATTCGTTTTGTGAATATTCCTACTACTTTGTTAGGAATGGTTGATGCTTCTGTAGGATACAAAACAGGTGTAAATTTAGATTCTATTAAAAATGAAATAGGATCTTTTTATATTCCAGAATTTTTAATCGTAGATACTCGTTTTTTGAAAACCCTTCCTGAGAAAGAAATTCTTTCTGGAATGGCTGAAATGTTTAAACATGGTTTAATAGCAGATAAAGATTTTTGGATCCATATGAATCAAATCAAAAATATAAATAACATCAATCAATGGGATCATTTAATTCGTCACTCTATATTAATCAAACAAAAAATTGTGGATAAAGATCCTAAAGAAAAAGGATTAAGAAAAATCCTTAATTTTGGACATACCATTGGGCATGCTTTAGAAAGTTATTTTATGAATACAGAGAAAGAAGTATTACATGGTATAGCTGTCATTATGGGAATAATCTGTGAATCTTGGATTTCTTACAAAATTAATGGGTTATCCATTTATGATTATAAAAATATCAAATCTACACTTTCTGGATTGTATCCAATGCAAAAAAAAATTTATGATTTATCTGATTCAGAAATCGAAAAAATCTTGATGATTATGGAATATGATAAAAAAAATGAAAAGAACAAAATTCAATTCTCTTTATTAAAAGAAATAGGAAAATGTTCTTATAATTGTGGAGTTCCACTTTCCTTGATCAAGGAAAGTTTTTGGAAATAA
- a CDS encoding nucleoside deaminase codes for MKIALKEAFIAFHKNEVPIGAAITYEDVVIAKAHNLTETFSNITAHAEMLVINLASNYLRNKYIKKCTLYVTLEPCIMCAGALFLSQIGRVVCGAPNNSIRGFSYSGIKLHPKTKFVSGIMKNQCKALIQKFFFFKRIQKHQKNLKIR; via the coding sequence ATGAAAATAGCTTTAAAAGAAGCTTTTATTGCTTTTCATAAAAATGAAGTTCCTATAGGAGCTGCTATAACATATGAAGATGTAGTTATAGCAAAAGCTCACAATTTAACTGAAACTTTCAGCAACATCACCGCACATGCAGAAATGTTGGTAATCAACTTAGCTTCTAATTATTTGAGAAATAAATACATAAAAAAATGCACTTTGTATGTCACTCTAGAACCATGTATAATGTGTGCAGGGGCTTTATTTTTGTCTCAAATAGGAAGAGTTGTTTGTGGGGCCCCCAATAATTCTATAAGAGGATTTTCGTATTCTGGTATTAAACTACATCCCAAAACTAAATTTGTATCTGGAATTATGAAAAATCAGTGTAAAGCTCTGATTCAAAAATTCTTTTTTTTTAAAAGAATTCAAAAACATCAAAAAAATCTAAAAATTAGATAA
- a CDS encoding ribose-phosphate pyrophosphokinase, producing the protein MNQKVLFFSTRSGLKLSKNIASCYGTFLGKIRFLEFSDGEYTPCFEESVRGSQVFLIGSTFPPVDNLMELLLMSDAARRASAHNITLVIPYFGWARQDHKDKPRTPIAAKLIANLMVASGATRVMTMDLHADQIQGFFDIPVDHLYASRIFIDYIKKLNIDQLTIASPDMGGAKRARSYAGYLGTDVVICYKERKKANEIEFMNLIGNVKGKNIILIDDMVDTAGTLTEAANLIKKQGAKSVRAIATHPVLSGNSYEKINQSALEELVVTDTIPINTIKFNDKIKVLSCASLFAEVMQSVHNDESISNKFII; encoded by the coding sequence ATGAATCAAAAGGTTCTTTTCTTTTCTACAAGAAGTGGGTTAAAATTATCAAAAAATATAGCTTCTTGTTATGGAACTTTTCTTGGTAAAATACGATTTTTAGAATTTAGTGATGGAGAATATACTCCTTGTTTTGAAGAATCTGTTCGTGGATCTCAAGTTTTTTTGATTGGTTCTACTTTTCCCCCAGTAGATAACTTAATGGAATTGCTATTAATGAGTGATGCCGCTCGCAGAGCTTCCGCTCATAATATAACACTTGTTATTCCATATTTTGGATGGGCGAGACAAGATCACAAGGATAAACCTAGAACTCCTATTGCTGCAAAACTTATAGCAAATTTGATGGTCGCTTCAGGAGCTACTAGAGTGATGACCATGGATTTGCATGCAGATCAAATTCAGGGATTTTTCGATATTCCTGTAGATCATTTGTATGCGTCTAGAATATTCATTGATTATATTAAAAAATTAAACATAGATCAATTAACTATTGCCTCTCCAGATATGGGTGGAGCTAAAAGAGCTAGAAGTTATGCTGGTTATTTGGGAACAGATGTAGTAATTTGTTATAAAGAAAGAAAAAAAGCAAATGAGATTGAATTTATGAATCTTATAGGAAATGTTAAAGGAAAAAATATTATACTTATAGATGATATGGTAGACACTGCTGGGACTTTAACAGAAGCTGCCAACTTAATCAAAAAACAAGGAGCTAAAAGTGTACGAGCTATTGCTACTCATCCAGTTTTATCAGGAAATTCATACGAAAAAATAAATCAATCAGCACTAGAAGAATTGGTAGTTACAGATACTATTCCTATAAACACAATCAAATTCAATGATAAAATAAAAGTTTTATCTTGCGCTTCACTTTTTGCTGAAGTCATGCAATCAGTACATAACGATGAATCTATCAGTAATAAATTCATAATATGA
- a CDS encoding VTT domain-containing protein, translated as MSDFWDFFQHLFNPRWIFLYFGNTALFILLAIVFAETGFFIGFFLPGDSLLFTAGIFGEDLCRNFYDVPFFVIILIVAGVATLGNIQGYWLGYKSGQLLYKKKDSFFFKKKHLILAKLFYNKYKTTALIMSRFLPMFRSFAPIVAGAIRIDFKKFMIYNVIGALAWTFSIMLAGHYLDKSFPELKNHLEWIILLIVFTTTLPIIVKLRIKKKALI; from the coding sequence ATGTCTGATTTTTGGGATTTTTTTCAGCATCTATTCAATCCTAGATGGATATTTTTATATTTTGGAAATACAGCTTTGTTTATTCTATTAGCAATAGTGTTTGCAGAAACAGGATTTTTTATTGGATTCTTCTTACCCGGAGATTCTTTGTTATTTACTGCTGGAATTTTTGGAGAGGACTTATGCAGAAATTTTTATGATGTCCCTTTTTTTGTAATTATTTTAATTGTAGCGGGTGTAGCGACTCTTGGAAATATACAAGGATATTGGTTAGGATATAAATCCGGTCAATTATTATATAAAAAAAAGGATTCCTTTTTTTTTAAGAAAAAACATCTCATTCTAGCAAAATTGTTTTATAACAAATACAAAACAACGGCATTGATTATGAGTCGTTTTCTTCCAATGTTTCGTTCTTTTGCTCCTATTGTAGCAGGTGCAATCCGCATTGATTTTAAAAAATTTATGATATATAATGTTATTGGAGCCCTTGCTTGGACTTTTTCTATTATGTTAGCTGGACATTATCTAGATAAAAGTTTTCCTGAATTAAAAAATCATCTTGAATGGATAATTTTATTAATCGTATTCACTACTACTTTGCCGATTATTGTAAAACTCAGAATAAAGAAAAAAGCACTTATCTAA